The sequence below is a genomic window from Fusobacterium simiae.
GAAATAGAACTTAATTGTATAATTGTTGAAGGTAAAAGAAAAGATGAGATAATTTATTCAGCAGTGGTTGTTCCTTATGGCAAAAAATTAAATACAGGAAGCCCTATGAAAAAGTTACTGAATGTATCAAAAATTTCTTTTGCACCATTGGAATATGTGCTGAATGAAACAAAAATGGAATTTGGAAGTGTAACTCCAATAGGATTACCAACTGAATGGTATATATTAGTTGATGAGGCTGTATTTAATCAAGATGAGGTAATTATTGGAGGAGGTTATGTAAAATCAAAAATCTGTGTTCCAAGTGATATCTTTAAAGAATTACCAAATGTTATTATTTCAAATGAAATAAGTAAGTGAACTACTCACAGCTAGGCATTATTTCTCCTTAACAAGTTAAGGAGCTTAGCCAAGTGCAACGAGCTTTTAAGATAAAATTTAAATTATCTTCTAAGAAGTTTGATTTTGAAAATCCTTATTCTTTTTGGCTAGTCCACGATAGCCACTACTAGATAAGACATTATGTCTACACTGCTGCTTTTTAATCTGTATATTATATTTAAAAGAACAATTATACAGAACAGTGAATATTTTACAAGGCTACTGTTTACTAGCCTTAACCTTATATATTCAGTTGCTAATGTTCTATATACATTATACTCTAAAATTAGTAAAATTACAAATTTTAGAGCAACATTTTCAATGTTGGTGTTATTCATCTCATACTTAAAAGTACGAGTGTTCTAACACATTTCATAAATATTAAACTTTAAGAGAGCTGTTGCAAATATTAAATTTTTAAAACTATATTTGCAGAGGCTCTTCTTTTTTTGATATTATAAAAGCTGATGAAAGTAGAAAACTATTCAAAGACTTATATATAGAAAAAACAGAAGCCTTTAAAGAACAAGGACAATATCCAGTTGTATTTTTATCTTTAAAAAATTTAAAAACTTCAACTTGGGAAGAAATGCAAAAAGATATAAAATCAATAAAGGAATTAAGAGCTTATTGGGTAGATACCTCAGGAAATGACTTAATAAATGATGTATTAAAAATAGTAACAAAAGATACAATAGAAGCACTTGAAAGACTATTTAATGGAGAGAGACTAAAACAAAATATATCAGGGACATCAGATTTATCAAAATTACTAAGTGAAGAAGAATTATGGGAATTGATGTTATTTAGTGGATATTTAACAGTGGAAGAAAAAATAAACCAAGATAACTATGTATTGAGATTACCAAATAAAGAAGCTAGAACTTTATATAGAAAGACTTTTTTTGAAAGATATTTTGGAAGAGGAAGTAAGTTATTGTATTTAATGGAAGTATTGACAGAAAATAGAATAAGAGAATATGAAGAAAGATTACAAGAGATATTATTAATATCAGTTAGTTACAATGATACAAAAAGAGGAAATAAAGTCTTTTATCACGGACTAATTATGGGAATGGGACTGTATTTAGAAGGAGAGTATATAACAAAATCAAATATAGAAAGCGGATTAGGAAGATATGATTTTGTAATAGAGCCAAAGAATAAGAGTAAAAGAGCCTATATAATGGAATTCAAATCAACAGATAGTGTAGATAAATTGGAAGAAGTGTCAAAGGAAGCATTAAAACAAATAGAAGATAAAAAGTATGATGTAACTTTAAAGCAAAATGGAGTAAAAGAAATAACATATATGGGAATAGCATTTTGTGGAAAACAAATAAAAATCAGTTATAAGTAAAAAAGGGGATGTTGCAAATTGATAAATGAAGCAAAAATAGTTCATTACTAGCTAAAATTTCTGAGACTGTGAAAAAATTAACATTCGCTGCAAATTCGGTAAACTCGCTTTGCTCAGACACACCGAGATTTGCTCGGCTCATTTGCTTCAATTTTTAAACTAAAATTTAGAATGTAATTTCACTTATTTTTGCTTGCATTTCAATAAATATATTTGCAACAGCCTTTTTACAAATAAATGCTAGATATTATTTATAAAATTTACATTCAAAAGATATTACAGCATTACCTCCAATTTGTATAGTTTTACCATCTTCTTTATATTTGCTAAGTATAGTTGAGGCTCTTTCCATAGACTCACCTTGAACAAAAGTATTTATGTCCTGTGTTGAAATAATATTATAATCATTTAAATAATGAGTTAGGGCACCATTTGAAGTTCCTGTTGCACATTCTTCATCTATACCAACTAAGGGGGCAATATTTCTGCAAAAAGCAGTAATCTTTTTACTTTTATCAAGCGTAAATAAATGAGCTCCTACCACCTTATATTTTTTAGAAAGCTCTATCACTTTTTCTTTATCCATGGTAAAACTATCTAAAATTTCTTTGTTTTCAATAGGAACAATGATATCACTTAAGCCTGTATTTACAATTTTGGGAACTAGATTTTTAGGAGCCTGTGACATATCTAAATTAAAAGCAGAATAAATTTCTTCAATTTCATCTAAGCTAAATATATATTCTATTTTTGGAGTAGACATATCCATCCATATAAAATTTTTATCAACTACTATTTCTAAATTTCCAGCTAATGTTTCAGCAATATACTTATCAGCAGATATTAACTTTAATTCTCTTAAAGTGGAAAAAATAGAAATTGTTGCATGACCACATAACTCAACTTCTTCTATTGGAGTAAAGTATCTTATTTTAAATTTTTTATTATCTATTTTCTTTACAAAGGCAGTTTCAGAATGTTTTAATTCAGCTGCAATATTTTTCATAAAAACTTCATTAGGATAATCTTCTTTTTCATCTAATATGACAACACCAGCTTGATTTCCTTTAAAAATTTCAGAACTAAAAGCATCACAAACAAATATTTTCATAATATCAACTCCTTTTTTTATCAGTATAACATTTTTTAGTAACTAAGTAAAAGAAAATAAGTACAAATAAAATTGAAAATCTTATATTTGTATGTTACAATTTAAAAAAGTAAAGTTTGCAAAAACCATTATATACATAAATTAAATTTAAAAATTAGGGAGGGTAAATTGAATGAGGAAAAAAATTTTAAAAAGTAAAATGATGCTGATTGCCTTAGCTTCCATTCTATTTGTAAGTTGTGGTGGAGGCGGAGGAGGTGGAGGTTCAAGTAACTTGCCAATAAATCCAGGAACACCAAGTGTACCAAGTAACCCTAGTACTCCAAGTAATCCAGAAGATAGTTTTCCAACTGTAACAAATCCTTTGGATCCACAAAAAGGAAATATGTCAGCTTTAAAGACTAGATTAAATACAAATAGAATAAATAGTACAGCAACTATTCCAACAGATAATGGAGCATATAATGATGATTCAGTAAAAATAGGTATATTAGATAGTGATTTTACTGATGCAGCTCGTCAAAATCAATTATCAGCAAGATATTCAGGTATAGAATTTGTACCTAGAGTAAAAGACAGCAGTTCTAGTGAACATGGGGTAGAGGTATTAGAAGTAATGATGGATACTGATGCAGCTCGTACTCATGGAAAAGCAAAATTTAAAGCTATTGCTGCAAGTATTGGAAGTGGAGGAACAGATCCAGATAATGGTCAAGTAAAGCCAAATATAGAAACATATAGAAGAGTATTTGCTAGATTTAATTCCAATCAAAAAGTAAAAGTTATTAATCAATCTTTTGGTGGAGATAGTGAAGTAGAAAATGCTTCTTATGGTAATATAAGAAATACCTATTTTGCAGATGATACAGAGCCTTTTGTTCCATTTTTTGAAGACGCTGTGAATAATCAGGGAGGTCTTTTTGTTTGGGCTGCTGGAAATAGAATAGGAAAAACTAAAACTAATCCAGGGCAAGATATGAATTCAGTAAGTGAAGAAGCAGGACTTCCATATCTTGTACATGATTTAGAAAAAGGATGGATAGCTGTTATTGGTATACAACCTCAAGCAAATGGTAAATTAAATATACATAGAACAGGAACAGATCGCTTAGCTTATGCTGGGAATAATGCAAAGTATTGGGCTATTTCTGCTGATGATAGATCTATACCAACATCAAATGGGTATGGTATAGGTTCTTCTTATGCAACACCAAGAGTTTCAAGAGCAGCAGCATTAGTTGCTGAAAAATACGATTGGATGACAGCTGATCAAGTCCGTCAAACTTTATTTACTACAACAGATGCTACAGAATTAGATGCAACTGTTACTGGTGAAGATAGAAGAAGAGTGGAAACATCCCCAGATGAAAAGTATGGTTGGGGAATGTTAAATCAGGAAAGAGCATTAAAAGGTCCTGGAGCATTTATGGATGTTACTAAATATGGAAATACAAGGATATTTAATGCAGATATTCCAAATGGAAAAGTTTCATATTTTGAAAATAAGATTTTTGGTTCAGGAGGATTAATTAAGTCAGGAGAAGGAACTTTACATTTAACCAATGATAATTCATTTAATGGAGGAAGTATTGTAAATGGTGGAACACTTGAAATTCATCAAATCCATTCTTCAGAAGTAACAGTAAATACTGCTGGAAAATTGGTTTTACATCCTAAGGCTCTGATAGGTTACAATACATTTTTTACTCGTGTTATAACAACAGTAGATCCTGATAATATAACTACAGATACAAATTTAACAAATAAGGGAACAGTTGAAGTTAATGGAACTACTCCTATTATAGGTGGAGATTATATAGCATATAAAAACTCAACAACAACATTTAATAATGGAGCAAAATTAAATGTTTTAGGAAATATAAAAGTAGAAGATGCTACAATGAGGATAATGTCAAATGACTATGTAAGTACTCAAGGCTTAACAAATACTGTAATGGAAG
It includes:
- a CDS encoding YbaK/EbsC family protein, whose product is MKLKFEKLENLKELVPEVIYNFVYKNKLENKIKVAEINPDFADGQLLSENYDVPLEIELNCIIVEGKRKDEIIYSAVVVPYGKKLNTGSPMKKLLNVSKISFAPLEYVLNETKMEFGSVTPIGLPTEWYILVDEAVFNQDEVIIGGGYVKSKICVPSDIFKELPNVIISNEISK
- a CDS encoding PhzF family phenazine biosynthesis protein produces the protein MKIFVCDAFSSEIFKGNQAGVVILDEKEDYPNEVFMKNIAAELKHSETAFVKKIDNKKFKIRYFTPIEEVELCGHATISIFSTLRELKLISADKYIAETLAGNLEIVVDKNFIWMDMSTPKIEYIFSLDEIEEIYSAFNLDMSQAPKNLVPKIVNTGLSDIIVPIENKEILDSFTMDKEKVIELSKKYKVVGAHLFTLDKSKKITAFCRNIAPLVGIDEECATGTSNGALTHYLNDYNIISTQDINTFVQGESMERASTILSKYKEDGKTIQIGGNAVISFECKFYK
- a CDS encoding autotransporter serine protease fusolisin, producing MRKKILKSKMMLIALASILFVSCGGGGGGGGSSNLPINPGTPSVPSNPSTPSNPEDSFPTVTNPLDPQKGNMSALKTRLNTNRINSTATIPTDNGAYNDDSVKIGILDSDFTDAARQNQLSARYSGIEFVPRVKDSSSSEHGVEVLEVMMDTDAARTHGKAKFKAIAASIGSGGTDPDNGQVKPNIETYRRVFARFNSNQKVKVINQSFGGDSEVENASYGNIRNTYFADDTEPFVPFFEDAVNNQGGLFVWAAGNRIGKTKTNPGQDMNSVSEEAGLPYLVHDLEKGWIAVIGIQPQANGKLNIHRTGTDRLAYAGNNAKYWAISADDRSIPTSNGYGIGSSYATPRVSRAAALVAEKYDWMTADQVRQTLFTTTDATELDATVTGEDRRRVETSPDEKYGWGMLNQERALKGPGAFMDVTKYGNTRIFNADIPNGKVSYFENKIFGSGGLIKSGEGTLHLTNDNSFNGGSIVNGGTLEIHQIHSSEVTVNTAGKLVLHPKALIGYNTFFTRVITTVDPDNITTDTNLTNKGTVEVNGTTPIIGGDYIAYKNSTTTFNNGAKLNVLGNIKVEDATMRIMSNDYVSTQGLTNTVMEGRSVEGNIANVETNGMRTANVEVQDGKVVATLSRQNPVEYIGEEAAASSKNVAGNVEKVFENLDQKVLSGTATKEELAMGATVQSMSTMAFTSATEMMSGEIYASAQALTFSQAQNINRDLSNRLAGLDNFKNSNKDSEVWFSVLGSAGKLRRDGYASADTRVAGGQFGIDTKFEGTTTLGVAMNYSYAKADFNRYAGESKSDMVGVSFYGKQDLPYGFYVAGRLGLSHISTKVERELLTSSGDTVTGKINHHDKMLSAYVELGKKFGWFTPFIGYSQDYLRRGSFNESEASWGIKADKKNYRATNFLVGARAEYVGDKYKLQAYVTQAINTDKRDLAYEGSFTGSSVRQKFYGVKQAKNTTWIGFGAFREITPVFGVYGNVDFRVEDKKWADSVFSIGLQYRF